A stretch of Shinella zoogloeoides DNA encodes these proteins:
- a CDS encoding DUF47 domain-containing protein: MLSLFRKFMPREDRFFDLFEQHSRTVVGAAEALRSALAGGPDLQKHCDRIVELEDQADEITREVLLAVRRSFITPFDRGDIKDLIQSMDDAIDMMHKTVKTIRLFEQTSFQPGMQEMGEAVVKAAHLIAEAIPLLDKVGVHAGRLSAIAEEVTRVEGRSDELHEQGLKDLFKRFGQSDPMAYIIGSEIYGELEKVVDRFEDVADEISGIVIENV, from the coding sequence ATGCTTTCGCTGTTTCGCAAATTCATGCCGCGCGAGGACCGTTTCTTCGATCTCTTCGAGCAGCATTCCCGCACCGTCGTCGGCGCCGCCGAAGCCCTCCGCTCGGCGCTTGCCGGCGGCCCGGACCTTCAAAAACACTGCGACCGCATCGTCGAACTGGAAGACCAGGCCGACGAGATCACGCGCGAGGTCCTGCTCGCCGTCCGCCGCAGCTTCATCACGCCCTTCGACCGCGGCGACATCAAGGACCTGATCCAGTCGATGGACGACGCCATCGACATGATGCATAAGACGGTCAAGACCATCCGCCTCTTCGAGCAGACGAGCTTCCAGCCCGGCATGCAGGAAATGGGCGAAGCGGTCGTCAAGGCCGCCCACCTCATCGCCGAGGCCATTCCGCTGCTCGACAAGGTCGGCGTGCATGCCGGCCGTCTCAGCGCCATCGCGGAAGAAGTCACCCGCGTCGAAGGCCGCTCGGACGAGCTGCATGAGCAGGGCCTGAAGGATCTCTTCAAGCGGTTCGGCCAATCCGATCCGATGGCCTATATCATCGGCAGCGAGATCTATGGCGAACTCGAGAAGGTCGTCGACCGCTTCGAGGATGTTGCCGATGAAATCAGCGGTATCGTGATCGAGAACGTCTGA
- a CDS encoding TrkH family potassium uptake protein — MNATIFRSAINIAAISGAYLSLAMLIPAFIDVYYGHPDWEVFLLSAFFTGGLSLATAVATRAGPPPFNKRMGFLVVNLLWLSATFIGAIPLWLSSLKLTFAQAYFESVSAISTTGSTVIVGLDHAPPGILMWRSLLHWLGGIGILALGLFIMPYLRVGGMSFFKLESSDTADKPFARIASYTRAFLAIYVSITLICAITYAALGMNRFDALNNAMSTVATGGLSTHDASFGYFKSLPLLWAATFFMTLSSLPFSVLILIVVRGRVDAWRDPQIRVFLGYLALFSIAASVFQRLQNGVDFHEALAHSFFTVSSILSTTGFASDDYTQWGHFIVALAFVATFMGGCSGSTAGGIKAYRLIILFNFIRTGLYRLIYPDGIHAVRYGPMTVDADLQRNVFLFFITFVAISAIGAILLALMGYDVLTAISAAATSLSNVGPGVTQAIGPAGTFAGFHDAALYLLSFLMLLGRLEILTVLVILTPLFWKH, encoded by the coding sequence TTGAACGCCACGATCTTCCGGTCCGCCATCAACATCGCCGCCATCAGCGGAGCCTATCTTTCATTGGCGATGCTCATCCCGGCGTTCATCGACGTTTATTACGGGCATCCCGACTGGGAGGTTTTCCTACTGTCCGCCTTTTTCACCGGCGGCCTCTCGCTTGCCACAGCCGTCGCGACGCGCGCCGGCCCGCCGCCCTTCAACAAGCGGATGGGCTTCTTGGTGGTGAACCTGCTCTGGCTGAGCGCGACCTTTATCGGCGCGATCCCGCTCTGGCTCTCCTCGCTGAAGCTCACCTTCGCGCAGGCCTACTTCGAATCGGTATCCGCGATCAGCACGACAGGCTCCACCGTCATCGTCGGCCTCGACCATGCGCCGCCCGGCATCCTGATGTGGCGCTCGCTGCTGCATTGGCTCGGCGGCATCGGGATCCTGGCGCTCGGCCTCTTCATCATGCCGTATCTGCGCGTCGGGGGCATGTCCTTCTTCAAGCTCGAATCGTCCGACACGGCCGACAAGCCCTTCGCCCGCATCGCCAGCTATACCCGCGCCTTCCTCGCCATCTATGTGTCGATAACCCTCATCTGCGCCATCACCTATGCCGCGCTCGGCATGAACCGCTTCGACGCGCTGAACAACGCCATGTCCACCGTCGCCACCGGCGGGCTTTCGACGCACGACGCTTCCTTCGGCTATTTCAAGAGCCTGCCGCTGCTATGGGCCGCCACCTTCTTCATGACGCTGAGCAGCCTGCCCTTCTCCGTCCTGATCCTCATCGTGGTGCGCGGGCGGGTGGATGCGTGGCGCGATCCGCAGATCCGTGTGTTCCTCGGCTACCTCGCGCTGTTCTCGATCGCGGCAAGCGTCTTCCAGCGCCTCCAGAACGGCGTCGATTTCCACGAAGCCCTCGCCCATTCCTTCTTCACCGTCTCGTCCATTCTATCGACGACCGGCTTTGCCAGCGACGATTACACCCAATGGGGCCATTTCATCGTCGCGCTCGCCTTCGTCGCCACCTTCATGGGCGGCTGCTCCGGCTCGACGGCGGGCGGCATCAAGGCCTATCGCCTGATCATCCTCTTCAACTTCATCCGTACCGGCCTCTACCGCCTCATCTATCCCGACGGCATCCATGCCGTGCGCTACGGGCCGATGACGGTCGACGCGGACCTGCAGCGCAACGTCTTTCTGTTCTTCATCACCTTCGTGGCCATCTCCGCCATCGGCGCGATCCTGCTCGCCCTCATGGGCTACGACGTGCTGACGGCGATCTCGGCCGCGGCCACATCGCTTTCGAATGTCGGCCCGGGCGTCACGCAGGCGATCGGGCCGGCCGGCACCTTCGCCGGCTTCCACGATGCGGCGCTCTATCTGCTGTCCTTCCTGATGCTGCTCGGACGTCTGGAAATCCTCACCGTCCTCGTGATCCTGACGCCGCTCTTCTGGAAGCACTGA
- the wrbA gene encoding NAD(P)H:quinone oxidoreductase, translating into MAKVLVLYYSAYGHIETMAYAVAEGARSAGADVTVKRVPELVPDDVAKASYYKMDQKAEIATVADLENYDAIIVGAGTRFGTVASQMRNFWDQTGGLWAQGKLVGKVGSVFTSSATQHGGQESTILGFIPTLLHHGLVVAGLPYAFQGQMGVNEVKGGSPYGASTITDGDGSRQPSEVELEAARYQGAHVAKIAGKLSA; encoded by the coding sequence ATGGCGAAAGTTCTGGTTCTTTATTACTCGGCCTACGGCCATATCGAAACGATGGCCTATGCCGTGGCGGAAGGCGCCAGGTCGGCCGGTGCGGACGTCACCGTCAAGCGCGTGCCGGAACTGGTGCCGGACGATGTCGCCAAGGCATCCTATTACAAAATGGACCAGAAGGCCGAGATCGCCACCGTCGCCGACCTCGAGAACTACGACGCCATCATCGTCGGCGCCGGCACCCGCTTCGGCACCGTCGCCTCGCAGATGCGCAATTTCTGGGATCAGACGGGCGGCCTTTGGGCGCAGGGCAAGCTGGTCGGCAAGGTCGGCTCGGTCTTCACCTCCTCCGCCACCCAGCACGGCGGCCAGGAATCCACTATTCTCGGCTTTATTCCGACGCTGCTTCACCACGGTCTCGTCGTCGCCGGCCTGCCCTATGCGTTCCAGGGGCAGATGGGCGTGAACGAAGTCAAGGGCGGCTCGCCCTACGGCGCCTCCACCATCACCGACGGCGACGGCTCGCGCCAGCCCTCCGAGGTGGAACTCGAAGCCGCCCGCTACCAGGGCGCACATGTGGCGAAGATCGCCGGCAAGCTTTCGGCCTGA
- a CDS encoding universal stress protein produces the protein MTYKTIVAVLSAAEDAGKVTDHALALARRTGGHIIGIHAESPVVVTLIAPMEYPDPNAVLELQERAQQQSREVEQAFRSRCARDDISYEWRLFTGTAGYASAGVIDSARGADIVIAGQFDPDLDGPAREDIEDLLYESGRPVYLVSNAPAGPEPVDRALVAWNGSREAARAVFDALPFLTAAKDVEIFAVDPPETAMQSRDFSGAELAATLARHGVNATVTSGTSSGHSVAETLNRRATEIDAGLIVMGAYSHSRLRQRLFGGVTSAMMRDARVPVLMSR, from the coding sequence ATGACCTACAAGACCATCGTGGCAGTGCTGAGCGCCGCGGAAGACGCCGGCAAGGTAACCGATCACGCGCTCGCCCTCGCGCGCCGGACCGGCGGCCATATCATCGGCATCCACGCGGAATCCCCGGTCGTGGTCACGCTCATCGCGCCCATGGAATATCCCGATCCGAACGCCGTGCTCGAATTGCAGGAGCGCGCCCAGCAACAGTCCCGGGAGGTCGAACAGGCATTCCGCTCGCGCTGCGCGCGCGACGACATTTCCTATGAATGGCGGCTCTTCACCGGCACCGCCGGCTATGCCTCGGCGGGCGTCATCGACAGCGCGCGCGGCGCGGATATCGTCATTGCCGGCCAGTTCGACCCGGATCTCGACGGCCCTGCGCGGGAGGACATCGAGGATCTTCTCTACGAGAGCGGGCGGCCCGTCTATCTCGTCTCCAATGCGCCGGCCGGTCCCGAGCCGGTCGACCGCGCGCTCGTCGCCTGGAACGGCTCGCGGGAGGCGGCGCGCGCGGTCTTCGACGCCCTGCCGTTCCTGACCGCCGCGAAGGACGTCGAGATCTTCGCCGTCGACCCACCGGAAACCGCGATGCAGTCGCGCGATTTCAGCGGGGCGGAGCTTGCCGCGACGCTCGCCCGCCACGGCGTGAACGCCACCGTCACCTCGGGGACCTCCAGCGGCCATTCGGTCGCAGAAACGCTGAACCGTCGAGCAACGGAAATCGATGCCGGCCTCATTGTCATGGGCGCCTACAGCCATTCGCGGCTGCGCCAGCGCCTCTTCGGCGGCGTCACAAGCGCCATGATGCGCGACGCGCGCGTGCCGGTGCTGATGTCACGCTGA
- a CDS encoding inorganic phosphate transporter: protein MDATLALPLLIALIGIALLFDFLNGLHDAANSIATIVSTRVLRPQYAVMWAAFFNFIAFLFFGLHVAETLGRGIIDPSIVSPLVIFAALMGAIIWNVVTWIFGIPSSSSHALIGGLVGAGLARTGFDAVVWSGLLKTASAIFLSPALGFFLALVLVLIVSWIFVRQTPFAVDRTFRVMQFVSASLYSLGHGGNDAQKTMGIIAVLLYSQGYLGGEFYVPFWVVITCQAAMALGTLMGGWRIVHTMGSKITRLNPMQGFCAETGGALTLFGATWLGIPVSTTHTITGAIIGVGAARRVSAVRWGVASNIVWAWIITLPSAAAISALFYLVFNAISG from the coding sequence ATGGACGCCACCCTCGCCCTTCCGCTGCTGATCGCTCTCATCGGCATCGCGCTGCTCTTCGATTTCCTGAACGGCCTGCACGATGCCGCCAACTCCATCGCCACGATCGTCTCGACGCGCGTGCTGCGGCCGCAATATGCCGTGATGTGGGCGGCATTCTTCAATTTCATCGCCTTCCTGTTCTTCGGCCTGCATGTCGCCGAGACGCTGGGCAGGGGGATCATCGATCCCTCCATCGTCAGCCCGCTCGTCATCTTCGCGGCGCTGATGGGCGCGATCATCTGGAACGTCGTCACCTGGATCTTCGGCATCCCTTCCAGTTCCTCGCATGCCCTCATCGGCGGTCTCGTCGGCGCGGGCCTTGCCCGCACGGGCTTCGACGCGGTCGTCTGGAGCGGCCTTCTCAAGACGGCGAGCGCCATCTTCCTGTCGCCCGCCCTCGGCTTCTTCCTGGCGCTGGTCCTCGTGCTGATCGTCTCCTGGATCTTCGTGCGCCAGACGCCGTTCGCCGTCGACCGCACCTTCCGCGTCATGCAGTTCGTCTCGGCCTCGCTCTATTCGCTCGGCCATGGCGGCAACGACGCGCAGAAGACGATGGGCATCATCGCCGTGCTGCTCTATTCGCAGGGGTATCTCGGCGGAGAGTTCTACGTGCCCTTCTGGGTCGTCATCACCTGCCAGGCCGCCATGGCGCTCGGCACGCTGATGGGCGGCTGGCGCATCGTGCACACGATGGGCTCGAAGATCACCCGCCTCAACCCGATGCAGGGCTTCTGCGCGGAGACCGGCGGCGCTCTCACCCTCTTCGGCGCCACCTGGCTCGGCATCCCGGTCTCCACCACCCATACGATCACCGGCGCCATCATCGGCGTCGGCGCCGCACGCCGCGTCTCCGCGGTCCGCTGGGGCGTCGCCAGCAACATCGTCTGGGCGTGGATCATCACCCTGCCCTCGGCAGCGGCGATCTCGGCGCTGTTCTATCTGGTGTTCAACGCGATCAGCGGTTGA
- a CDS encoding caspase family protein: protein MKRALLVGINQYEQAQFNLAGCVNDVLEMGKILKENYGFSDGDMRVVTDAQATRSNIMESLTNLLSGTSAGDQLLFYFAGHGTQKGFEVDGEPAGRDQAIVPYEITINSLVTDNELFGIIAPRLAPDVKFTAFYDCCHSGTMIRFVEFDENGGLQTLQNRCIDVSGLPEAMRAAEVGPYNVLSACKDEQTAADLKIEGVSRGAFSYALQSVLREEPGIRIADCEDRVLERVKTVSSHKQEPQYYYVEPNARVLG, encoded by the coding sequence ATGAAGCGTGCGCTTTTGGTCGGAATAAATCAGTACGAACAGGCCCAGTTCAATCTGGCGGGATGCGTCAACGACGTCCTCGAGATGGGAAAAATCCTTAAGGAAAACTACGGATTCAGCGACGGGGACATGCGGGTCGTGACCGATGCGCAGGCAACACGCTCCAACATCATGGAAAGCTTGACGAACCTGCTTTCCGGGACGAGCGCAGGAGATCAGCTTCTCTTCTACTTTGCTGGTCACGGGACGCAGAAGGGCTTCGAGGTCGATGGCGAACCGGCTGGGCGTGATCAGGCGATCGTCCCCTACGAGATAACCATCAACAGTCTTGTCACCGACAACGAACTGTTCGGCATCATCGCGCCCCGCCTGGCGCCGGATGTCAAGTTCACGGCGTTCTACGACTGTTGCCACTCCGGCACGATGATCCGTTTCGTCGAATTCGACGAGAACGGAGGGCTTCAGACCCTGCAGAACCGGTGTATCGACGTATCGGGCCTGCCGGAGGCAATGCGCGCGGCCGAAGTCGGACCCTACAATGTGCTCTCCGCCTGCAAGGATGAGCAGACGGCGGCCGACCTGAAAATCGAAGGCGTTTCCCGCGGGGCATTCAGCTATGCCTTGCAGTCCGTGCTGCGGGAGGAACCCGGTATCAGGATCGCCGATTGCGAGGATCGGGTGCTTGAGCGGGTGAAGACGGTGAGCTCCCATAAACAGGAGCCGCAATATTACTACGTCGAGCCGAATGCCAGGGTTCTCGGCTGA
- a CDS encoding competence/damage-inducible protein A has translation MSSTTIATAAMLAIGDELLSGRTKDKNIGQLADMLFLAGIDLKEVRIVGDEEDAIVEALNALRARYTYVFTSGGIGPTHDDITADAISKAFGVPCLHDPLAMRLLGAMYERRGVEFNEARQRMARMPEGAVHIENAVSTAPGFHIGNVYVMAGVPQVFTAMLGTVVPKLEGGQPMLSRSVASPFGEGDIGSALAGIQKNHPETSIGSYPRFSENRFSTEIVIRSREEAPAEAAERDILAMIAEIAAAKAAS, from the coding sequence ATGAGTTCCACCACGATCGCCACCGCCGCCATGCTCGCCATCGGCGATGAACTGCTCTCCGGGCGTACCAAGGACAAGAATATCGGCCAGCTCGCCGACATGCTCTTCCTCGCCGGCATCGACCTGAAGGAGGTGCGGATCGTCGGGGACGAGGAGGACGCCATCGTCGAGGCGCTGAACGCGCTGCGCGCGCGCTACACCTATGTCTTCACCTCCGGCGGCATCGGCCCGACGCATGACGACATCACGGCGGACGCGATCTCGAAGGCTTTCGGCGTGCCGTGCCTGCACGATCCGCTGGCCATGCGGCTTCTCGGCGCGATGTACGAGCGCCGGGGCGTGGAATTCAACGAAGCCCGCCAGCGCATGGCCCGCATGCCCGAGGGCGCCGTGCATATCGAGAACGCCGTCTCCACCGCGCCGGGCTTCCATATCGGCAATGTCTATGTCATGGCCGGCGTGCCGCAGGTCTTCACCGCCATGCTCGGCACCGTCGTGCCGAAGCTTGAGGGCGGCCAGCCCATGCTGTCGCGCTCCGTCGCCTCGCCCTTCGGCGAGGGTGATATCGGCAGCGCGCTCGCCGGGATCCAGAAGAACCACCCCGAAACCAGCATCGGCTCCTATCCGCGCTTCTCGGAGAACCGCTTCTCGACGGAAATCGTCATCCGCAGCCGTGAAGAAGCCCCGGCGGAAGCGGCCGAACGTGATATACTCGCAATGATCGCCGAAATCGCCGCGGCCAAGGCCGCATCTTGA